TGGTTTTGGTTTAATGGCTCATAGTGGAACGGATGGAGGGGAGAGCACATGATGCTTGATGTGGAGAGACTAGCGGAGAGATTCGCTAATGATTCCTATCATATAGACAATATTTATCGTTTGGTCATTCAGCCAAAAAGTGTACATAATGCTTTTAGAACTCTTAAGTATGGATTTCTCTTTATCATCCGTGGTTCCGTCAGAATCAGCGTAAATGATACGATTTACGATCTGCGGCGGGGAGATGTATTTCATGCGGCTCCTGGCATGCACATGGAAGCCAAGGTGACAAGTGAGACTGAGTTGGAGTATTACTCCATCTTTTATAGCTTGGACAAGAGGTCTGTTGAAAATAGCAATCATGAGTGTAATTCTCACTTCAAGCTGGAGGTTGAAACCATCCCAAGAGTCATTGAATTGTTGACAATGCTTCATCAGAATGCACATACTTCTGGGGGAATCGGAAAGCTTCGTGTAAAGGAAATATTTCTGAGTGTCATGCATCAAGTGCTGGTTGGATACAAGAATCGAGTGAATAGCAGCTCTGCGAATAAAGAAGTGATCGAGGAGGCTATTTCTTATATTAAGAGAAATTACATGAATCAGGTGACACTTGAAGAGCTAGCTGACATACATGCCATGAATAGCAAACGCTTCTCCTACTACTTTTATAAATATACGGGTTTCCGTCCTATCGACTTTGTTATTCAGTATCGAATGGAGAGAGCTAGTGAGCTGCTTAGAATTGGGAATTTTCCTATTAGTGACATTGCGGTTAGTGTCGGGTATGCGAATCCGCTCTATTTCAGTAGAGCATTTAAAAAGAAATTTGGTGTTTCTCCCTCCGCATACTTGGGCAAAGAAGATTGAGTGAGCTAGCTAGATTTGATAATTGTG
Above is a genomic segment from Paenibacillus sp. HWE-109 containing:
- a CDS encoding AraC family transcriptional regulator, with translation MMLDVERLAERFANDSYHIDNIYRLVIQPKSVHNAFRTLKYGFLFIIRGSVRISVNDTIYDLRRGDVFHAAPGMHMEAKVTSETELEYYSIFYSLDKRSVENSNHECNSHFKLEVETIPRVIELLTMLHQNAHTSGGIGKLRVKEIFLSVMHQVLVGYKNRVNSSSANKEVIEEAISYIKRNYMNQVTLEELADIHAMNSKRFSYYFYKYTGFRPIDFVIQYRMERASELLRIGNFPISDIAVSVGYANPLYFSRAFKKKFGVSPSAYLGKED